AATCTGCCTACAGGAAACAGGAGTTGGCTGTTAATGGAATACAAGAAAGATTTGTGGGGTTTCAGCGTATACTCAGACGGGGAAGAAACTTGAGTATGTGCTGGGGTTCATCTTTCATCTTGATTACCCTTGCAACAGCTATTTCATACAGAATATATTCACGCCGTGAAGTGCTCCCAAGAGGGgagttttcctgttttgttgtCTTCTATATAGATTAATggacaaaagaaatacaaagaaagggaaggatATCACCACACATAACGCTAGAGTGTGGCGAGCAGTAAGAACTGGTGAGAAGACAGGTAGTTCCCTAGAACAGCACACTGCTTGGGCCTGAAGGTTGTGAGGACAAGAGAAGTAAGCATGGAGCCCAGCTGGACAGACAGGACTTTTAGTAGGACCCACCCTTCCTGGCACCTGTATTAGAACAATTCTCTCTTATCCAAAGTTACTTGAAatggaaggggagaggaatgcatgggaaacaaacaaaaaaaacactgGATATGATCAGGTTTGCACTGGGCTTGTGAAGGGAATCTCCCCATGTTGCACTTGCAATGCAGGGCACTTGTGATGCTTCCTTTTGGAAGCAGCCAAGCCAGAGACACACTTATGAAGCGTGCTCGATATGCTCAGGCTGCTAGCAGGGATGCAAAGGGATGAATTGGCTGCAATGCCAAGTCTTCTGTGAGCTCTTTAAGAGCTCACATCACAATCTCAACTGCCTCATCCCTGttcacagtgctgtgctcaTGCTGCAGCTTGGCCTCTCCTTCTTTGGGAGAAAACATTCTGTGACTGATTGAATGGTTTTGCCAACCCGATTCCTACATATACCAGCTGCAGGATGGTCTTGCTCAACCCAGGCTGGTTACCAGGAAAGCACTGGAGATAATGAAGTTCCATGGGATGGTAATTGTTCTCAAAGACAGATACAGCATCATCCAATTACTGTGAGCTGATGCTATACCTTTGCTGCTGAGGGCCCAGCTGCACCTCTGTATGCAAAAGCCCTGACTCTGCACAAGTGATCCCATACCCCAAAGAGGACATGGTCTGTCCAGACTGGGCttgtctcctgctgcagctgcatgaGCAAACCTATCATTCCAGACTGCTGACCAAACGCTAGGTTAGGGGTGTGGACTTGGTTAGGTAACACTATGATAAATTAACAGGGACATTCAGCCTGGCTACTGGACCAGGAGAGGTGCTTGTTCTGTGCAGGCTGCCTTTTAAAGGGAACGGTAGCAGGGCAGGGGCGTGCTGCCATTGTGTGAAAAGGACAACGTTTAGCTTGGCCCAGCTCAAAGGAGTGACAGCGTGAGTGGGGAAACAGGTGTTCCTTGGACTGCTTCCAACCATAGATGGAGTAGAGACAGTTGATGCAGGAACCCAGACCAAAGCTGCTCCAAAGCCCCAGAACACCTATAGTGTCAGCTTCTCAACACCGCTGTGCTAATCCACACTGTTGCACCAGCCTGCTTGCTAATGTAGATGTAACTGCAGCTAAATGGTTGTGCCACCAAACTACGATTAAGTCAGAGCAgccttttgaaagcaaattcaaCTAGCATGAGACAGATCCTGAAAGTTACCAGCTTTTCAAAACTTACAGCTAGATTTCAAAGAGGCTGAATATTGCCTAAGAAGTTAATTAGCATTCAGCTTTTATTTACAGATTGTCTAAGATGTACACAGCAAGATCTGCTGAACTTGCTGAAGGAGGTTCAGAATTCCATGGGTAAAGCGGATGCAACAGCAGCACATAGCGACTCAACAGCATGGTGACTGGTGTAAAAATTTTGAAGTCATGTATAGGCTGGCAGCTTTGTAGACCAGGTCTAAGGAGAATAATGTGTCAGTTGTAGGAGAAGTGGTAGAGATCCTGTCTGACAGCCATGAGTAAGCCAGGAACTCCTCGGCTACCCCCAAGTCTTGAAGAAAACACCACACTGGGAATGGCATCTTTGGAGGACgggtggggagaagggatgGTTCTGAGCAGATGGGCATCTTGGAGACTCCAAATTCTGGTGTAGCAATCCTGACCAACTGGAAAGGAAAGGACACCAGAATTCAACATTACACAAGAAGTACTTTACACATCTCCACAAGGTTATCATCACAAAAGCAGGTGGTGTACGGGCAAAAAACCCTGACTGTTTCTACACACACTAGAGGCAAAGTGCTTACCAATactttatgaaacagaaattctACACTGAATACTgcagaagtgggaaaaaaatgcacatttcctGTTATGCAAGAAAAGGTATGATAAATCAGTATTGAAGAGTTCTCTCCTCATTATCAAACTCCTAAGCcaaaaaaggggagaaaaactCACTGTAAGATTAACAAGAATTCTCATTATTCCGTCACTTATTGAGAAATGCAAGGGAGAGGAAGTTACTGTGTTTACAGTGACGGTGTGAAATTTGGCTATACTATGAAGACTTAcaggtttttcttcatttattgtTACCTTTCCTGCCCCCAACCCCAAATACAATAAtactaagaaaataattctcagaCTGCAGCCAATTACTTTCAGAATGAACCCGAGTGGTACAGACAAATTTACAAGGAGTTAGGCCTACATGCCAATGCTTCAGTCCATCACACTACCCATTTAAGCACCAAAAAAATATAGATGCAGTCTTTAGTGTCTAGATAAAGTTATCAGCAAGTTTCATGTTGTTTCCCTGAATTTCAAAATCAAGCATTTTCTGCTGTAATCTTGAGACACACTGTGGAATGGCTAATGGGACTTTTGCAGGACACAGCAGATAAAGCTGTTAAGTGCTACACAGGAGTGGTTACAGTAGGTGTCCATCCATAACATTATTCTGTTATTGTCACAGTATATTACAGTATGTCTAAGGCTAGATTTCTCCTGAATTTTAAAGGATTCACAGCTTCCAACAGCTGTGGCTAAGAAACACTCCTCAGGCATAAGAAAAATTGCTGCCATGCGTTCTACaaatagagggggaaaaagatcAACCCACCTGCTGTAAGAAGTCCTTCTTCCTCATTTACGTGCAAAGGAAGAATAGCGTATTCATTGTGATGACCTTTGTACTGCTTCACACATTTTACTGTTCTCAGGTCCCACAGTTTTATCTGCAAGTTGAAGCAAGTGTTTGAAAGAGGATACATTAACTAAGCAGAGAGCACTTGATGGCTTATAAGTGGATCTGGAAGAGGACCTGTATATGAAACTACTACCCAGTTCCATACTATGCCACAAAAACAGGCATCTGCCCTCAGGCTTGAGATAACACCCGTTAATGCCCACATTCTGTTCCCCCAAAGGAACAGAATATCCCAAATGCAACAAGCCCATACCTTTCCAGCCATATCTGCTGCCATAAGATAATGTTCAGCCTCAAGAAGGCGAATAGATGTAACTGCTGAGTCATGGAAGAGACGAATTGCTTTCCAGCTCTGGCCCTTTTGGTTGCGTTGACGCACATCAATGCTGAAAACCTCGCCTGAACGGCAGCCATTGTACAGCACTGGGGTCTGGAAGAACCCAAGAGAAAGCAACATACTGTGTAACATCTGAAAGGATCTTACAAGTTATACAGACAGAATCTGTGTCAAGCTTCTGAGTGCTCTGTTGCAgttatcaaattattttattaacacaAGCATTAAGAATCAGAATTATTACACACTGCAACATTTTTCAGTCAACTCATTAGATCCATTCAAGCCTCACCTATTTACTTTAGCTGTAAAAGTTCAGCTAGGTAAGTAGGAACTTAGTTTAACGTAATAGCAAAACAGGACTGGAATTCTCATATTCCAATTTCACCCCTCTTACTAAATCTTTGTGAACAAGTCCATTAGTATTTTATAACGGTTTTCTCCTTCTTGATGGAGACAATACACTGTGTATTAACAAAATGAGGTCATTtgccagaaacaaaacaattttacaaCGCATTATTACCGTGCTCTCTGTATgccttcatttcctttttacCTCTGTACAATTAACAGAAATTATCCCTGTTGCCACAGAGTTTGaaatcagtatatttttttgttgttattcaATTATATGCAAGCATCAGACCACATCAGTTCTGTTGTGCAACTGCTATCCAACAGCAATCACAACCTTATGTACAGCATGATAAGTCTCAtcaaaaacagagcaaaaagccCACCAAAGAGGCAGCGCTCTgagcaaaaaaaatgaagggtGTTTGGTTCTTCTTACCTGTCTGGCAAACTGTTGTGCCAATACATCACTACTGGTTCCAAATGTCTGTCGATGCCCTGTTACCACATTGGTCACAAGAACTCGTCGCGTCAGGCCTAAGGAAGACAGATTATGTTCATTTAGCTGTAATTTGGGTAGCAGCTTTAAGAGTAATGCAAGAAGTCTTTCCCGCTGAGATAAAGGGGTTGCTAGCCTTGCAGATCACCTGTGCTGAAGCAGTTGTCTGCTTGGGGATTCAGGCACCAAGCACAGGACCAGGCAGTAGATATCTTGAAGCTGCATAGCATTCCAGGTCGATCTCCTAGGAGAGAGGAGCAACACATGAAGTGTCCATAAAACGTTAGGACAGGTTGATAACTCAGAAAGCAAATCTAGATTTCCGTATTTCTTTCAACATTTCAAtctgaagcagagaaaacatTACCCAGTTAACGTCCCTGTGCTACTCAAGAGACAGGAAACAATGACTGTAGGCTGGAGACTATATAGTCCTTTATATACATGTAAGAAGACAACTATATAGCTGAAGTCTATATAGATAGATGATTGTGAAAGACTGTGAAATTTATTCAGTAGTCAGAGGGCTGACCACggcaggaaacagaaaaataacacttgCCTTACAGCACTGAGCAAGCCATTTCTTAAAGATGAGTGGGCtagaaacacaaaacatttaCTTTATAAGCTATAGATTAGTTAAAGCCTAACCTGGAAGTTCTTGGCctgactatttaaaaaaagaacaaaccaccTCTGAATAAGTAACAATACCCTGGGATTTGACCCTTCCCCCTGTAGCTCCTGCACAAAGTCTACTAATCGACATAAACATTTAAGtcctcagttttcatttccttcatcACACATCCAACCATGATCATACCATGTCAGCCAGCACAGGCAACATGTTTAAACATGGGTTTAGACAGGTTAAGatccctttcctcttcttaGCAAGGTTCCCTCAAATGAACAATTTAAGAGAGTAAAATAAGTCAAGAAACTTGGAAATACCTAAACCAGTCAATAGGAAACACTAGACGAGGACTTTGGTGGAACTCAGGGCATCTGATTATAGTGAAGGGCTTAGAACATTTTACAGAGCCACTGGGCATGCTctatgcatcttttttttttttttttttttttatggctgcATAAACAGCATGCCATTACaaattttaaatctgttaaTAACTCCTATCTATAACACTTTGCCTCTGTACAAACTTAACTGATCACGTATGAATGAAAACTGGGTTAGAGGACTGTACTGTGTGACCTGAAAAAGTATGGTTCTGACATCTATCAAAAAGGTCCAATTAATAAAGTCCTGTCCCCcaagaacactgaaaaaacacGTATGGAAAGATACAGCTACAGCCACCGGACTTAAGACAGGATTCTCCAAATCAATCATGCTTACACACAACTAAGCATGAACTTGTACAAGGAGCTATGGGCTGAGACACTTACCAGCTTTCCACCTGTAATTAATCACTGAGCATACCCAAGTAGCTACTATGAGAAGAGATTCTGCAAGGATTCTAGATAGTCTGTAAGGAAATTTGAGTACTTTTTGTGTGCAGCTTCTGAGTATTTAGTTACAGGCCAAGCTACTAATGAAAAATCTCATATGTTTACTTTACAAGTGAGGTGTCCTCCTGCCAAAGTCAAGTACTACATCATCAGCAGCTAAAAATAAACTAGTCCTTTGAATATGACttgtaaattaattcttaaGTAAGTTCTTTCATCCGTTCACTTCTTAAACTGTTGCAAACTTCCTAAATTTTCCAAGAATACAGGTCTCACAGGCTACTGAAGAAAAGTGCAGAAATACTCTTTCCTTTGTGCTCTTTTCATAGCATAACTGCTAACAAAAACTGGAGGGAAGAGACCCAACATGAACACCCTACCTGGGTTAGTGCTGCTGAACAACGATGCTGGAAGCAGACTGGCACAGCCTGGTGTTTCTGCAATTCCCATGAGACACAGCTTACTGGAGCGagttaaggaaaacaaagatttctgCCTAGaatggaacaggctgcctaaCATTTATAGCTGGAAAAAGCAAGATGCTCTGACACTGCCACAGCTCACAAAACTTTCCCTTTAAGGCCTTTGATGTGTCTTACAGTTTATGATTAAGTCttgacttttcatttctttcacgGGAAAGAACTAGAAAGAACTCATTTTCCTGCTTGTATATATTCACTACCAGAAAGACAAGAGAAGAAGAACACTAAGGCGTCTTTCTagtgataggaaaaaaaatatgcatggcTTACATGGATCATTATTCTTATATTTCATGCCGATGACACTGCATTAATACAGAGCTGGTGTTCATGGAATTAAGttggaaaaaaggcagcagacattggggagggaaggaagactCATTTTAGATTACATTGAAATACTTTCTAAAGGTTATACCAGGTATAAATAGGATTTGAAAGTTGCATTTCAAGTTTAGTGGGGTAGATCTGTGACATGACTAGAAGAAAGCGCAAAATAACCAAACCAACAGTTCCCAACTCCTACCAGCTGTGAGCAAGCCTGATGAGCTCCTGCCACCCTCTGGATCAGTCCTGAATTGCTTGGCTTTTCCCATGAGCCATTATGAACATTTCtatataatttcctttcttctggcACTTTAATAGCACATCTGTTGCCTGCCGTCTGCCAGATTAAAatccccttttcttcctcttttctgggCTTGCACTGTCCATTACTGCTTCCTTTACTATACCATCGTCATCTTCTTCTGAGACAGATCTGCAGAAAATGCTCTGAAAGCTGCAGCACGTGACACCAATGAATTGCTCCCATTCCCCTCTTGCCCCAACCAATATGAGGATGGTTTAcaacacaaaccaaccaacccactTAGAAAGAGGTCCACTTCAAAGAGGACAGTAGTTGCCTTAATCCTCTCTCTTGCTCTTGTGACCCAGCCAATTTCTAAACATCAGATCATTTTGGATATGGCGTTTACACTAATAATGAACTCCAGGGCAGGAAACACAGTCTTTCACCTGCTATTATACTGGAACAATTCTACATATATCTGTAACCATACATCTGTCTCACTAGTTCCAACATCTTTCAATTATTATaactttctctgttttccagaaaacttaATTTATGGGGCAACTACATGAGAGGTCTTTCTGCAAGTTAGTTGTTCTGTGTAGCATAATGCAGACTTGTGAAAGCTGACcgaaattttgccttttttaaaaggatataAAACATGAGAATCTGGATGAGTCAATGATGCCCAGCACACAGAATTCACCTTCAGACACAAGAAGACATACTAAGGATCATCCTTAAAAGAATCTGAGCATGAAGATTATGAAAACCTGTTTTACATATGCTTCATGTTCAAGGATAAATATCATTTTGGGAAAACATGTTTAAGAAGCATGCAAATCTTAGTTTCTGGCCCTTAACATCAGTTTTGTCAGCTATGCCCAACTACAGCTCTGAAGTAAGCACTATTGTTGGAAGCTGGTACTTCTGCATAGCTTTCTGTTCCAATTGTAGCATAATGTTCCTGAGAACTAACACTGGTACTGAGGTCTTTCAGACACAAGTTTACTGTTATTCTGCATTTATCCAAGCTTTACATTGCTAGATTCTTCCATTCTCTCCTCCTACCCCCTTCCTCAGCCCTCCTGCATTTCCACCCGTGCCTCCCAAGAACAGCGTTCTGAATGAGGAACAACCACCAAAGGAAGCAGGTACAGAACACAGTACTTTGCGGTTCGTGAAGTAGAGGTTGTCATACATCTCCACAGTGAGAGACTCCTTCCCCAAACCACGGAGGTTGATGATGCCATATTTACATCCTCCATGCTCTACATCATTCACAGTGAATATCCGTTCACAAGCAACATCCGCCTGTAAAATAAGAGCTTACTGGTCACACACACTGGAAActtaaaggaaaacacagcttgAGGGAGTTTCATTTTAGACCTAATGCAGCAACACATTAATTCTGATCCCTTTAATGCCATCCACTTTCCATTCACCTCTAAAAAAAGTGGCAAACTACTTTTTATATgcctgaacagaaaaaaacatgagtaAGAAAAGGTTTTAGTCCTTGAGTAACAATAAATACTCTTTTCCAAGTGTATCAGTCCAGACACTTATTCTGGCTGATTAGTAAGCGCCAAATGGTATTAGTAGAGgtctcaaaacaaaaatttaaaccTTACCAGAAGTGAACATGGAATTCCCCTGCTGTTGGATCACAGTAAAAAGGCTGCTGCTACATTTCAACTGTTCTTTTATGACACTGAGTTTCTGGCCTCAGCTACCTATGGTGCTCTTTTTACAAGGACAGGAGCTGGTCCTGGAGAGCTTCCAACATAAGACTATGAAAGATATTTGCTCCAGAGACCTCTCCTCCACATGCATCATCAAAACCAGTAGAAACTGCCTTCAGATCATGAGATGTTTACTGGTATTTACACAGATTCTCTGGGCCACAGACTTTGCCACCCCCAGAATTCCtctcttccatcttcttttAATCCTCTCCACTTCTCCTCCCAGCCCCGCACTGATTTTCCACTCAACTCCCATTTATTTCCAAGAGAACATGTTGAtcagcttaggaaaaaaaaacaaccccaaaaaatcaCTTTCACATCAAGccttttcatcattttccttTCTAGGAAAGGAACAGCCTTTTCCTACCTTCTCGAAGTTACCAAGCACAGATTTTTGAGAACTGACACATCAGAAATAATGcatatttgaaagcaaaatgtgaCCTATAAGGTTTGATTACAAAATCCTGAATTTTCACAGAAGGTAGGCTCTCTTTATCCAAAGACTTAACAGTTCTCATAACataccacaattattttaaaattgttggTTCCAGCAACTGAGGAGTCTGGACTGTGAATTTCTATCTTCCTCCTCTGCATACAGTTCACTTTTAGTTCATGGACCAGCCTGTAAAAGCAGGTGGGGTAGCAGCGGGAAAGAGAAGAATTCAGGTAAGCCTAGGTTTAATGCCAATGAAAAGAATTCTGGATAGGACATCCAGAACTGCTTCTCAATCTCAGAAGATAAAATGCCTGAACAACTAGCATGCTGCAATTTAACTTATATAACCCACGAACATGTGCATCTTCCACATTAATGGAATTTCATCCCATTATTTTGAACCCCAGCACATCTTCGTTAGCAGAAACAACAACATAGCATGTCACTAACTTGCCTTCTGCGCTGTTACTGAATCTGAGCTTAGCTATTCTAATAGGTGGCAGGGGGAACAGTCACATCAGTTGCAGAGTGTTCATCCAAAGAAAAGGTGCACTGTATTCATAAAAACAGcatatatcagaaaaaaaaaccctcaaaaaacaatttttaacattttaaactcCATTTATCTGAAACTGGGAAACCTCTTTCATTTGATTTCTCATTACTTTAGTAATCTGAttataaaaaaacacaactatttttttattttaagtaatatGTTCCTCTTCAGCCTAAGCAGAacagtaagaaaagcaaaaacccaGCAGGAACAGTTGCACTAACAACAGAATTTGGTATtgcaaacagaagacaaatcAAATCCTTGTACCTGCAATAACTTGTGGAGCTGAGCAAACCCAGCTGCCTTTTCTGTAACAGCACAGATGAGTTCAGTCCAGCCCTTGTTGTTTTCTGGAAGAGAACAACATGGCAGCATATTCAGTTATTTGCTTGTTTATGATTCAAACATGTGGGTCTTAGACATTTGGGACATTTAGGTAACTTCTTCCTCTAGCCTATACACACTAAAATTTCAGATGTCTGTAAAACACATTCCAGCACCATGTATTTGGTGTACTGCAGTAAGCAGAGAAGAATATATTCTTGTGAGATCTGGtgtgtttctataaatacaaaaaCTGGTAAAAACCCCCTCCAAAACCAACagccattgttttcttttgacatAATCAGCAGTACCACATTAAGGCGTGAAGTCACCTTCTGGTTTCACTATAATACCTTAAATTCTTACTATACAGCAAAATTTTCTACCACAACAGGAATGCTATTAACTATGCAGTCTTACTGCTGCACTAAGCtactttttcat
This genomic stretch from Falco naumanni isolate bFalNau1 chromosome 7, bFalNau1.pat, whole genome shotgun sequence harbors:
- the DCAF4 gene encoding DDB1- and CUL4-associated factor 4; this encodes MKRNYWRGKKKRGWSSHKNSYHPHGYRRPDRNNRTERLEQEEPQTAVNAGPSSSGSLTQNSVVQELPGFYYDSEKNRYFRLLPGHNNYNPLTKESIQYKTMECKRLRLLEEEEKQKKKTTRAGLNSSVLLQKRQLGLLSSTSYCRLVHELKVNCMQRRKIEIHSPDSSVAGTNNFKIIVADVACERIFTVNDVEHGGCKYGIINLRGLGKESLTVEMYDNLYFTNRKVNSVCWASLTHPDSHVLLCLMGIAETPGCASLLPASLFSSTNPGDRPGMLCSFKISTAWSCAWCLNPQADNCFSTGLTRRVLVTNVVTGHRQTFGTSSDVLAQQFARQTPVLYNGCRSGEVFSIDVRQRNQKGQSWKAIRLFHDSAVTSIRLLEAEHYLMAADMAGKIKLWDLRTVKCVKQYKGHHNEYAILPLHVNEEEGLLTAVGQDCYTRIWSLQDAHLLRTIPSPHPSSKDAIPSVVFSSRLGGSRGVPGLLMAVRQDLYHFSYN